The Hippoglossus stenolepis isolate QCI-W04-F060 chromosome 3, HSTE1.2, whole genome shotgun sequence genomic sequence AGTGACTGTGACCTGCAATGGAGGATTTTACACGGTGTCATCATgtcaacagttttatttccatcatCAACCCAACAGTCAAATGCAGTTGTCCATTTtgtggagaagcagagacagtttttcatgctttttatgaCTGTAGAAGACTCTGTTACCTTTAATACACTTCAGAatgttttaaacagtttgatgagCCGTGAGTAAGACTGCCTTCATCCTAGGAGTTGATATAGGAAATCCAACCCTAGCAAGTGGAACATTAAACTGATAGTAGAAGCTAAACTGTCCATCTACAGCAGCAGGGAAGAACAGAGCaggagtgacagacagacaagaagcacttcctgtttttatctcgCTGCTGAAGGCCAGAGTCTGGGTAGATTTAGGTTTTTAAAGAACAAGAACATGGATGGCTTCACAAACAGTGGTGTTTTAATGACGTAATATGTTCTGTGGTTGggatttatgttttaatatttaatattattttctagGTAGGTTTTAATATTGTTCTGAACTGTGCTGCACAGATCCACTTATTGTCATGGAAACATTGACAGTAGttttgtaaacattttgaaaataaaggttttaaaatctCAACCTCTCTCACAGTGAAATGATCTTTCACaccagtttcaatgtttatctgttgaaaacgtcacaaacaaaaatatttggTAACAATTTCCTGTAGCCTacccatttcaaaataaagcactccagcgtttctgtcgactgaatctattcatttattttttaatgtttttattgtgaaatagaTGCACGGCTTCAGtttgtagtactggtatttatttgagtacacaggacttatatacaaggaaatacagtaaataaactTGGAGCATTTCCTGATCTACACTGCATCAATCAACTACATTAAAGTGAATCAATGCTTGTAAAAGTTCATGTGTCCTTCAACCCCGCTACCAAGAGAAGGAACCAACATCTCGTGACGTTCACGCTTATAAAGGCTGGAAATGAATTACAGAACTTTATAGACAGTAACACTGAGAGCACATCAGTCAGCAGCTTGAAGCACTCTGTATCTCCACCCAGTTCTATGGCTTTGTGCCCAAatgaaggtcaaacacaagctcttcaactttatattcactttaaaactcacacaaaacctgtgtgtgtgtgtgtgtgtgtgtgtgtgtgtgtgtgtgtgtgtgtgtgtgtgtgtgtgtgtgtgtgtgtgtgtgtgtgtgtgtgtgtgtgtgtgtgtgtgtgtgtgtacctggctCTGCAGGTCGATGTTCCTCATGACTTCAGCCAGTGAATCCAGAGCTTTACTGGGATTCATGAGTGAAGACTCTCCACTGGTTGGTGACCACGCTGCAATGTGTATGATTGGGTGaaacacgttctgttattaaacacttgatgaacagatgtgatgaagataaagtgaaactgtgagttaactctgttAATTAGTCCTTTTAGAAGGCTCTTTGTTCCAGACTcgttcacatctgtctctggggatccagtgaaaaacacagtcactgactgtaaaataatatgaatgaataatatgaaTGTTGCTGAACACTCACCAGCCTCAGACTTCACGTCTCCTCCGTCTGCTCCTTGTAGTTAGAACAAGTctgaacactttcactttcactggctGCTCCATCCGCTCTGCAGTTACTGGGAATCacatgactctgtgtgtgtgtgtgtgtgtgtgtgtgtgtgtgtgtgtgtgtgtgtgtgtgtgtgtgtgtgtgtgtgtgtgtgtgtgtgtgtgtgtgtgtgtgtgttctaaaaTTAAAACTGCTGTTCGTAACTTAActcatgaaatattttttacagacaataataataacaataataataatgaatgtatatacattcattattattattgttattattattatctttaccACCAGAAAGGACTCAGTTCCTGTCTCAGTTAGAAGGAAAcaattgtgatggaaattcatcttgagatttgaaataatgaccctcatcaccaaaagctctggaatctccttgtgtttccaagttgacgtcttcgtcttcttcgtgtacggctcctcttcttcatcctgagatatttgtgttcttccagtttcacatccgtcacgtgtttgtgtcctcaacacgtccactcgctctctgtgaatcctctggacattcacctgctctattctcacatggactcactcagaaactttattaggaggctgcaggaaaagttccagaaaatgtccagaacaacttgactcagacttcaggtctgaaaacagagacagtgatgtttagtcaaagtcttttattttcacacatgaactcagtttaatttacagttaagttttattctttatccaggttgaggaactgcagtctgtcagagatcagctgttcttctctggcttcagctctgaggtcaaacccctctcatctgagagaactggatctgggaggaaacaacctgcaggactcaggagtgaaggagctgtgtggttttttacagagtccaacctgtcgactgagACTCTggggtcagttcactgactcacttttgtagatctcatatctataaaacagcatttatacacaatttatctcatgtaattctaatttaacataattcctcttcatacataacttgaatccattcattaattaatctgtgacattttaaatattcagctacttgttaaaacactgagtttagttctggatttcctaaactgatctgcaggacagagaccgggtccaaataatctattttactgaatcaggactcgtttttagtccaacatgtctgatttcatatttatcttccatgttatgagtctgtgctgacatgaatatgtgtctgttattttcacacatgaactcagtttaatttacagttaagttttattctttatccaggttggattactgcagactgtcagagatcagctgttcttctctggcttcagctctgaggtcaaacccctctcatctgagagaactggatctgagagacaacgacctgcaggactcaggagtgaaggagctgtgtggttttctacagagtccaacctgtcgactggagactctgaggtcagccatcatgttttaatgttaaaggttcagtgtgtagtgtgatggaaattcatcttgagatttgaaataatgaaattctcagactggagttgcctttgagtctttttaatagtaagctctgcagaggttacacaacaagcacgggtgctcaaaatggaactggccgcaagttcacaaaagccagaacttatacaaagaggcgtttcataaaacataatctgaaaaaaagacatgaaagacatgagatcatcatctgtgtctgtccgtccgctgtagcagttggaagaaaaaatcaccaaataagggcatgcaccctgttgatcaaggtcatagcagtgagacatcgccaaataagggttccatcctgtcaggtagacagtatcacagcagtgagacacctggtcagggggatttccactacacttccccctttgatcatcaataaaattatgatcactaacgaaaaataatcaagaaacatcataatcaacatcataatcatagaagaatatcGACGAGTCTTCAACCCTGGTACTTTGCGTAcgtacagggtcacatccaccatggagaggttctagaacatcgatgcatggtgggaggtgcaataggtagccgctgctgtttttgtggaaagaaaaaaaagttattttcctgtaattgagcaagcatttaaaatggaaggaaatcaggtcaaacaacatcatcccattaaccattatcaaaatttaacatactgtattgattggcataagtaactcatattaaaatgtaataaaacgttaaatgtcaacatacagtatatctaaggtttaaaatatccagtaaaaactTGTTAAATTTTTGCTTGGAAGTAAAATTGATTCagtatgtacaaacttcataaagtaactcacatcaaccttaaaaatttacagagattcaaattaaagcatcataaaatatgaagttgaaaggataattgcagtagctgtttttttttctagtgAAATCAttaagaaacacataagcaatctggggggagaaaataacataaaaaaacctaaaattgagtatcgtcatcagaaccatctgtgctgtcagtgtccaggtagggagggatggggaataagttacggatcaaggggacctgaatcacctctcttgtgtctagtcaaatttgcatgtgctggatggttctgagaggacactgtaggaaaagacagttcgttagatcatcagagacttttacaggagtgcacctagacagaataatgtgcaaaacaataatagaggagatcatgagtaacacgtatagcgagcctctcaggccacacaaccctggatgtcgAAATGGATACCATGGCCTGTCCATGGTCTCAGTTGTCTGGCAGattctgtgttgtggcagaacgctcgtgtggttaatcatacaacactctcggtgcttctcaacctgtggaagtatcagtgtgtgtgctttcagttgaaggcgtcagctggtcagatggagctggtactcatttgcagtggctggcgtggatccaggtggctctttcagcaactttcactgctgtgtgggttgtgagcagaacctggtagggcccttgccacctgtttcctgatgtcttaaagagaagaagtcaggttagagcaaaaggacaacatatcatgatcacacaagtctgtggatggaagtgGAGAAGACGGATgatccacaccaatgtggggttcgttttctcatcctcatgtacatcagcaccagaggcaggacttttgtcCATGAGagacctgtgtcttcacagcactttgcaagtttagttttgagtgtgccgttctctcgttccacagctccaccactggctggatgatgtgcacagtgtgttcgcacacccatagttagatgagaaccgagttgtttgacagcttcgtgccattgtcactggaaattctgctaggaattccccattgtggaataatgtctcttaacaatgcaaaatggcagacagaagatctttttaccagaagatgtgaggaagtttctgtgttgccaaagggtgccaaaatcatgagttacaccgaatacatatctggagtcagtgtagactgtgagtgttttaccagtagccaatttgcatgcttccagtagccaatttgcagTCTCatgtcaccatgagactgaaggaggacggaagtcatgcagcggtctctctcatccacagcctgaacaaaaggtttgtcagggttagggagagcaagagtgggagattgctgcagcgtcttcttcagtgtgacaaatgcctcgactgcctctggagtccaaacgacacgttcgtgaggagtgagtgatttgccatggtacagagcacctaaaggggcttcaagaagagcaaagtcaggaatgaacgttctacgatgaatgacatgagttgtttcttcgtcaagggtttaggcaataacaatagcttctactctcttatcagacagggatttgccatctttggtgacgacatgacccagaaatgtcacagtttgttgaacaaactagtttgctgaggcatcattcacagccttcagatcctgcacaaaccgccactcagtaggttgacctttgtctcggatcttcttaactgggaacagtggagtgcggactGGTGAATCaggcaggggacaattacaccagcctgcaaaagGATTCAAAAAGGACGTAtcctccactgcttcctgtctgagtggatattgttgtttacatggcctataatccgattttggagtgattttgactggatcacagtttctgatgaggcctacattatatttgtcctttgcccacagtgtttcaggcagatctgaaagtaaaggaaaacatcagagggctggacaacattgcataagaatgaaggtgattttcagtcacaacaaatgagcgtgtggctggagaacagaaggttgagacatttttagatcaaatgcactcagactgggtgaatacattacatcaggcgtggttgtgggttgccaatcaacggcagcctggcatgatctgacaaatgggcctaagtcttgccactggtcatcatgggacttggagagcgagatggagggctggaattcgagacgcgaaacagtgccatctgctggtcagtgagtgagacggaagctgcacttctggaaccagaccaaaaaatattggacactttcagagaatcatcaggaaaaggcaaaaacagagattcataaacgtgatctgctgtgtctgtcacatgtgaagtgcagtgcaatgaatcagtgtgcataaaatctgaaaagGAGTGATAAGAGAACCTgacctggagagcagatcagtggaggcatttataggaagttgccactgatatacaagcAGCTACTCTGTGTGGtttgtgacattgtgaagaagaattgtgcgtaaccgtcactccatcagggaggatactaaattgaggcctaacaccatcatcaaatctctttctaatagattaattgggcaacagggagacaacagaaaatcatgttcaaaccttatgggatgtttgtcaaaccGAGCGGcgcatttgagaggttttgtgaaattttcttttacagtggcaccgctggcaccttgagagaatataaagcgaccactcatctcaggagatgtgggcaaatctgacatcctaaccacagaataacctgcaccagagtcgaccatgaaattaagtttgtgaccgttaacacacagttcgagttgaggcattttcttaaaagcatcactattgtacttaacataagaaccacaaagttgtgtttgctctggtgtgtgtgtgtgtgcggttagtttagcaagcgatttcttcattgctttggcatgtatgtgcgtgtgtttcacttccctttctctgatcctcggcgGGTAGATTGGTCGTCTCCCCCCCGTCTgccccctcctcactttctgtagttcagtcggcagtgaaagttcttgtctccccctcctctcgctgctggggGCAGTCCCTTGCCCAGTGTACAGAGAAGCCTCGCCCACGGCCACGTCCacgcccctctcttcctggttcagtgaagttggctctgctatcagcgttatcttgtctgcgtggccttgacagggcagacacagcctgcatcatggttagctgtgctttctggagttgttgattctttttctgctgagttttgtctttggtttctttgtgttgatgttcagcatgttcagaATGACATCTGACCTCGGTCAAGCGAGCATTCTCAAGCCCAATGCAGGTGTGGCCTGCGTCTGCCCGTAGTGgggggagcagaccattcaggaaggcctgtttcagatgtgtttcataagcccctggctcgttgccaagggtgtcaggtatggggatgcctctgtgttgattaaacaggacggtcagacgtgtgaggaaatctcctacggtttcgcctggttgttgtttgcaccccgttattttggacatgtcaattttattggggaaggcggtcctcagggcgttgaggagtgtgttgagagcgttgacgtatgctgcattaaccgcatcatcccagtctggtgaagtcagacggaggtctcccccacagtgcggacatatctttgcaaagtcagtggggcctaaagatgaggaggaggtggcgtcatcattcagtcctcccgCTGCCCCGTCTCCATTGACTGGGAGAGcggtgggtggagtctgagatgggcctgatcgttgattggtggagtctggtctctgcacatcatatggaggagggttttgtcgtaggtgaggaggaaggcaggcgtcGAGGGgaggactgccacaccctgtaatggagaatacagagatctatatgatttcttttcaactttctcagtttccttcttatcaaccttagccatctgtttaaatgtttgttttctgtccctacactctgcctctttttcccacatttcaagacactttcttattatcttctgtctttccacattgcgaccttgatttatttatttatttattttttgttcttttttttttgttgctttttgattcttcctctttctcgaggagtttctctcttaaaagtttaattttttcgaCAAAgaattatgaggaaaagcaaagtctctggaccatattggaagaaaaatgtcacactttcccttcctcactcttgcaaccataaagcccaccatttggactttctgggttctgaagtccctgacttcccttgttacccatccttatcaattaagtgtatgaaatcaTGCACATctacaatttcccttgaacacacaatttaagacgtggactctgtccttgtttctttctccagcaaaacaggaaaaaagccTTCAACAAGGTACAGTATAATGACATCATTGTGTATTACACACTTTCTTTTGTTGGAGCGACGaagaggtggaactgttactgacaggaagtggatgTAACCTGAGAGTTCAGCAACAAACTTCAACCCTGTATTCACCAAGTTCTGTCTCCAGAGGTGCAACACAGAAGTTACCTCTGTCTCCGTTTCCAGTGTCTCCTTCTGTTGACTGAAATTAGCCCACTGAAGCACCACCAGCCACTCCCtgcaggaaagtgtgtgtgtgtgtgtcaggtgaatatccctcacctcctcctcctcctcctccggctgtGTCTCAGGTTGTTGACTCCCTGGACGTGTCCACTCACGGCACCAGAGTGGGTCTGGTCCAGTACTCCAGCCGGGTCAGGACAGAGTTTCCTCTCAACATGTACCACTCTGCTGATGAGATCAAAGCTGCAGTCATGAAGGTAAACCTGTGTTTGTtatctttaatgttttcatgtcagaCTCCGTGTGGAGAAAGTATTAAAAAGCATCCTGAGAACCAGCCGTTCATTCTGGAGCGACGTAAAGACAGTGTGATCATTTGAATTATCATTACACagttcaaataaaagttttaaccCAACTCTCAGTCCACACTACATTTTATTTCACGAGCCGCCAACAGGAAAATACAAAGAGAACCACCTGCTCATGACGTCCCTGACTTCAGTTAGAGTCATAGACCTGTAGACTGCAGGTCCAGAAGGAGGAGCCAGTGTGGACGTGGAGCTCCGCCCCCTGCTCCccccaaatatggttacttcaggtttcaaaaaaccaagatggcgctggacaaaatgccaaactcttGAAAATGGCGGCTCacaaaccaacgggtgacgtcacggtgggtTGATACTAACAAAACCCTGTCCACTCATTTCTGTGGCTGTGTAGGTTGAGTACATGGAGAAAGGTACGATGACGGGTCTGGCCCTGAAACACATGCTGGAGAACAGTTTCTCCGAGGCCGAGGGCGCTCGTCCCGCCAGCCGCAACATCCCCCGCATCGGACTGGTCTTCACAGACGGACGCTCCCAGGACGACATCACTGAGTTCGCCAAGATGCCCAAAGAAGCCGGTAAGACTCGAGCGGTGAGAGGGTCAACGCAGATCCACGGTCTGTTCTCTGGTTCTGTCAGTTGATGAGTTGCTGCAGATGAACGGTCTTTGTGTGCACGTACGCAGGCATCACCATGTACGCTGTGGGCGTGGGAAAAGCTGTAGAGGACGAGCTTCGTGAAATCGCGTCCGAACCCGTGGAGAAACATTTCTATTACACCACCGACTTCACGGCCATCAGCACCATCGCTGAGAACCTCAAGCTGAACGTCTGTCCAGGTACAATCCTCCACTGAGGACGCTGCATGTTGACAATGTACAGGAGCCCCacgacaaacacaacacacaacaccacacatttattatctgtttgCCAATatcaaagtttttattttatgcgATGTCAATTcagaagatttatttttaatgttttacttaaTTTCAAATTCTACTATTCAAGCCGCTGTATACTTGGTTGTATCTGTGAGTAAAGTTGTGGGTTAAGCTGTCAAGTATCAAGTCTCAGTACATTTCTTTGTGATAAGAGTTgtgtgaggacattttctttttgacattaAATTTTGTGCGTCTTAGTTGTAAAGTCTCTGAATGGATCAGCTCCTTTCATACTGTATTTTATGGCTTATGCTTAAACTcttttaaaacattcaaacagtgaCCATTTcccagaagaagagaagagataaTGCAGCAGAGGTGATTaatatcttgtttgtttcaggcTCATCCACCAGCAATGGTGCAGCATGACAGTTGGGAGATAACCTATATCTTCATAGATGAACCTTATTCATATAAACAAGAGAGAGCAATTCAGACGTTTCTTTGTTTCAAGTATTTCAGTTTCAATTGGTCCAGGAACATTCAGGCTAATCATGATTTCCTGAAACACCCatgtttaaactgcagcagtatTTCCTGATAAGTGACCAATCACTGCAACCGAGACAGATGTGAGCAGAGAAGTCAAATAGTTGATGACTAACGTGGTATCACGAGGAGTGAAACTCAGGCAGTGAACATGCGGTGACATGTCGTCCATGTGGATGATGGTActgtggcgtgtgtgtgcagaggagagTCAGGGGAGATGGGGGTGAGACCGTGTGCACTAGAGAGTCTGGTGGAGTTCCCAGCAGGCGACCATAGGCAACCTGGAGCAGCTCACTGCGAAACATATCCTTTAGAACATCTTGGAGTAAATATATGCTCTGATGTTA encodes the following:
- the LOC118102842 gene encoding matrilin-4, whose protein sequence is MYHSADEIKAAVMKVEYMEKGTMTGLALKHMLENSFSEAEGARPASRNIPRIGLVFTDGRSQDDITEFAKMPKEAGITMYAVGVGKAVEDELREIASEPVEKHFYYTTDFTAISTIAENLKLNVCPEESQGRWG